A genome region from Gloeocapsopsis sp. IPPAS B-1203 includes the following:
- a CDS encoding cation:proton antiporter, producing the protein MQEDFRLIVDLVLVLAVAAGGGLLAALLRQPVLLGYLLGGMVVGPAGLGLIKELIQVETLAQFGVAFLLFALGVEFSFAELKKVQAISLGGGGLQIALTILVTALVSLLVGWVNSPAQGVFLGAILSLSSTAVVLKCLMERNETETSHGQVMLGILVVQDLALGLMLAVLPALDQPAETIGMAVLTALLRIGLFAAGAIAAGIWLIPPLLKLLARTESRELFLLGVVALCLGIALLTEHLGLSIEMGAFVAGLMISEVEYADQTLTYVEPLRDIFATLFFVAIGMLIDPVFLWQNLELILGLVALVWVGKFLIVTPLVKAFGYSIKTALLAGLGLAQIGEFSFVLASEGQSLGLVSRRVYLLILGTTAVTLVLTPFVLRLVPLFFNWAESLPWLKPYLDAADVPKEVSPELPIQDHLVVCGYGQMGRNLVRLMQERGLSVVVVDQSESKIQQLREAGVPYVYGNASSLRVLETAGVDRARSLAIALRDPMSTRLCLKRALELSPELDTVVCANKNQDIELLYQLGAREVVQPEFEASIELSTHLLAQVGLALPVIQQEMQQIRSHHYLELRPERSPAQVSRELQLAAKDMNSRWYRLPKTSPLAGMTLEEVNLRYLTGVSLIAIRRAKGEEVDYPDATTVLQTGDRLLLVGTAEELAAFDELAKGEVAIHDENMLCHWIMLGVNSPVINQTLAQLDVFTRCSVQVQAIRRDGKFFWFPDVNMSLQAGDLLLLCGAYPALNQLQDWLSTQGVQGVFPILS; encoded by the coding sequence GTGCAAGAAGATTTTCGGTTAATAGTTGATTTGGTGTTAGTTCTCGCGGTTGCAGCTGGTGGTGGGCTATTAGCTGCACTGTTGCGCCAACCAGTTCTCCTTGGTTATTTGCTTGGTGGTATGGTGGTTGGTCCTGCTGGACTAGGATTAATCAAGGAATTAATTCAAGTAGAAACGCTGGCGCAGTTTGGTGTTGCCTTTTTATTGTTTGCTTTGGGCGTTGAATTTTCTTTTGCAGAACTCAAAAAAGTCCAGGCGATCAGTTTAGGTGGTGGAGGCTTGCAAATTGCCCTCACTATTTTAGTAACAGCACTCGTATCGTTATTAGTAGGTTGGGTAAATTCTCCAGCACAAGGCGTATTCTTAGGTGCAATTTTATCTTTGTCTTCTACAGCAGTTGTACTCAAATGCTTGATGGAACGCAATGAAACCGAAACTTCACACGGGCAAGTGATGCTGGGAATTTTGGTAGTTCAAGACTTAGCATTAGGGTTAATGCTTGCGGTGTTACCTGCGTTGGATCAACCGGCTGAAACAATTGGTATGGCAGTGTTGACGGCTTTGTTACGCATTGGATTATTTGCTGCAGGAGCTATAGCCGCGGGAATTTGGTTGATTCCACCTTTGTTGAAACTTTTGGCACGTACCGAAAGCCGCGAGTTGTTTTTACTTGGTGTTGTAGCTTTGTGTTTGGGTATTGCACTACTAACTGAACACTTGGGTTTATCGATTGAAATGGGGGCGTTTGTTGCTGGATTGATGATTTCGGAGGTAGAGTACGCCGATCAAACGTTGACTTATGTAGAACCGCTGCGAGATATCTTTGCGACATTATTTTTTGTAGCAATTGGCATGTTGATTGATCCTGTGTTTTTGTGGCAAAACCTAGAGTTGATTTTGGGGTTAGTAGCGCTGGTTTGGGTTGGTAAATTTTTGATTGTGACTCCATTAGTTAAAGCTTTTGGTTATTCAATAAAAACCGCGTTGCTGGCTGGTTTAGGTTTGGCTCAAATTGGGGAATTTTCATTTGTGTTAGCGAGTGAAGGGCAATCACTAGGGCTAGTTTCCCGCAGGGTATATTTACTAATTTTGGGAACAACTGCAGTCACGCTGGTTCTAACACCGTTTGTATTGCGGCTAGTTCCTTTATTTTTTAATTGGGCAGAATCGTTACCTTGGCTTAAGCCTTATTTGGACGCGGCTGATGTACCAAAAGAGGTTTCTCCAGAATTACCGATACAGGATCATTTGGTTGTTTGTGGTTATGGACAAATGGGACGTAACTTAGTTCGCTTAATGCAAGAACGCGGACTTTCTGTAGTAGTAGTAGATCAGTCGGAAAGTAAAATTCAACAGTTGCGTGAAGCTGGAGTGCCTTACGTGTATGGTAATGCCAGTAGTTTGCGAGTGTTAGAAACTGCTGGGGTGGATCGCGCGCGATCGCTAGCAATTGCTTTACGAGATCCGATGAGTACACGTTTGTGTCTTAAACGTGCGTTGGAACTATCTCCTGAACTTGATACGGTAGTCTGTGCCAATAAAAATCAAGATATTGAACTACTGTATCAACTGGGCGCAAGAGAAGTTGTACAACCTGAATTTGAAGCAAGTATCGAACTTTCCACACATTTATTAGCGCAAGTCGGCTTGGCGCTACCAGTAATTCAACAAGAAATGCAGCAAATCCGATCGCATCATTATCTCGAATTGCGCCCTGAGCGATCGCCTGCACAAGTTTCGCGGGAGTTGCAGTTAGCAGCTAAAGATATGAATAGTCGCTGGTATCGCTTACCTAAGACATCTCCGCTTGCTGGTATGACGTTAGAAGAAGTAAATTTACGATATCTTACTGGTGTCAGTTTGATTGCAATTCGTCGGGCGAAAGGTGAAGAAGTTGATTATCCTGATGCTACAACCGTTTTACAGACAGGCGATCGCTTATTACTCGTTGGAACTGCTGAGGAACTCGCGGCGTTTGATGAATTGGCTAAAGGTGAAGTGGCAATTCATGATGAAAATATGTTGTGTCACTGGATTATGCTTGGAGTTAATAGCCCAGTGATTAATCAAACTTTGGCACAGTTAGATGTTTTCACTCGTTGTAGCGTGCAGGTACAAGCAATTCGACGCGATGGTAAATTCTTTTGGTTTCCTGATGTGAATATGAGCTTGCAAGCAGGCGATTTACTGTTATTATGCGGAGCTTACCCAGCTTTGAATCAACTTCAGGATTGGCTATCAACGCAAGGTGTACAGGGTGTTTTTCCTATATTGTCGTAA
- a CDS encoding LysR substrate-binding domain-containing protein yields the protein MELRHLRYFITVAEELNFSRAAERLHIAQPPLSQQIRDLEIELGVKLFERTKRRVELTTPGKVFLEKSRLALQQVDQAVIAVQKASRGEIGRLVIGFNSSATYSILPKILRVFREQCPDVELDLQELTTRQQCDRLHHNQIDVGILYLPIESEALSTITVLQESLILAIAATHPLAVLPEVSIKALTQEPFIMPPHHLGGGLYNQILRFFQQTNFIPNVLQEATQLQTTISLVAGGIGIALVPASLQNLQRSGVVYKMLQEPTPEIEIALAWRKQDSSPVLQKFINTVSLIHKS from the coding sequence ATGGAACTGCGACACCTGCGTTACTTCATTACAGTTGCAGAAGAACTAAATTTTAGCCGTGCAGCAGAACGATTGCATATTGCCCAACCACCATTAAGTCAGCAAATCCGAGATTTAGAAATAGAGTTAGGAGTCAAACTTTTTGAGCGAACCAAGCGCAGAGTAGAATTAACAACACCAGGAAAAGTGTTTTTAGAAAAGTCGCGGCTAGCACTACAACAAGTCGATCAAGCAGTGATTGCAGTCCAAAAAGCCAGTCGTGGTGAAATTGGTCGATTGGTAATTGGTTTTAATAGCTCAGCGACATATAGTATATTGCCAAAAATTTTACGTGTCTTTCGCGAGCAATGCCCAGATGTAGAGTTAGATTTGCAAGAATTAACAACCCGCCAACAATGCGATCGCCTGCACCACAACCAAATTGATGTCGGAATTCTTTATTTACCAATTGAAAGTGAAGCCCTCAGTACTATAACTGTTTTACAAGAAAGCCTTATTTTAGCGATCGCAGCAACTCACCCCCTAGCAGTACTACCAGAAGTATCTATCAAAGCACTCACTCAAGAACCATTTATTATGCCTCCACATCACTTGGGAGGAGGATTATACAACCAAATTCTCCGCTTTTTTCAACAGACAAATTTCATACCAAATGTTCTCCAAGAAGCGACACAACTGCAAACAACAATTAGCTTAGTAGCTGGAGGTATAGGTATAGCCCTTGTACCCGCTTCACTCCAAAATTTACAAAGATCAGGTGTTGTTTACAAAATGCTCCAAGAACCGACGCCAGAAATTGAAATTGCTTTAGCCTGGCGAAAACAAGACTCTTCTCCAGTTTTACAGAAATTTATTAATACTGTCAGCCTAATTCATAAATCCTAA
- a CDS encoding GNAT family N-acetyltransferase, producing MDEIDIKIRLATIEDLELILGFISQKAKFDRYPHSLEITIDKLRQTLFAQPPLAQVLLAQVDDVAVGFALFSYAYSSFLAQLTLWVGDLYVQPLMRGKGIGTALLQRLAQIAQEANCGRLEWTVADGNTRAIAFYQKHGTQVLNVRLCRIERSTILQLAGKRTDKRFTAFYK from the coding sequence ATGGATGAAATTGATATAAAAATTCGCTTGGCAACAATTGAAGATCTAGAGTTAATTCTTGGGTTTATTTCACAAAAAGCAAAATTTGACAGGTATCCCCATTCTCTAGAAATCACGATTGATAAGTTAAGGCAAACTTTATTCGCTCAACCTCCACTTGCACAAGTGTTGTTAGCCCAAGTCGATGATGTTGCAGTTGGATTTGCGCTATTTTCCTATGCTTACTCCAGTTTTTTAGCACAGCTGACGCTTTGGGTAGGCGATTTGTATGTACAGCCACTGATGCGCGGTAAGGGAATTGGTACAGCGTTGTTGCAACGTTTGGCGCAAATCGCACAAGAGGCAAATTGTGGCAGGTTAGAATGGACTGTTGCGGATGGCAATACCCGTGCGATCGCTTTTTATCAAAAACACGGTACGCAAGTTTTAAATGTCCGGCTGTGTCGAATCGAGCGATCTACAATTTTGCAACTAGCAGGTAAACGGACAGACAAAAGATTTACTGCTTTTTACAAGTAA